In Rhodothermus marinus DSM 4252, a single genomic region encodes these proteins:
- a CDS encoding NADH-quinone oxidoreductase subunit J family protein, with protein sequence MIAQLLFFLLAVTAIAAALGMLIARNPVSSALWLVLNLFCIAGLYLTLQASFLGVIQVLIYAGAIMVLFLFVIMLLNLEALPHPRQIDWGKVLAFVVTMIVLAQLVYVVALGLDVLPTFVATPEQAAVTGSAQALGRELLTRYIMPLQVIGILLLAATIGAVMLAKRRFI encoded by the coding sequence ATGATCGCGCAACTCCTGTTCTTCCTGCTGGCCGTGACGGCCATTGCGGCCGCGCTCGGTATGCTCATCGCGCGCAACCCGGTATCGAGCGCGCTGTGGCTGGTGCTCAACCTGTTCTGCATCGCCGGCCTGTACCTGACGCTCCAGGCGTCGTTTCTGGGCGTGATCCAGGTGCTGATCTACGCAGGCGCCATCATGGTGCTGTTTCTGTTCGTGATCATGCTGTTGAACCTGGAGGCGCTCCCGCATCCGCGTCAGATCGACTGGGGCAAGGTGCTGGCCTTCGTGGTCACGATGATCGTGCTGGCGCAGCTCGTCTATGTGGTGGCGCTGGGTCTGGACGTGCTGCCCACGTTCGTGGCCACGCCCGAACAGGCCGCCGTCACGGGAAGCGCACAGGCGCTGGGGCGGGAGTTGCTCACGCGCTACATCATGCCGCTGCAGGTGATCGGCATTCTGCTGCTGGCGGCTACGATCGGGGCGGTCATGCTGGCCAAGCGGCGCTTCATCTGA